A single window of Cytobacillus dafuensis DNA harbors:
- a CDS encoding RNA polymerase sigma factor, which translates to MLDFENLEKKIIEIYRLYYLDVYRFLTCFTGNQNDAEDLTQEVFIRVLNNLSNFSPGNLKTWIFSIAKHTAVDHYRKKKFSSIFSDGFFKQMVSNDLEPNNLIEQNEMKKLVHTAISKLKPNYRAVVILRGINEFSIKETSEILQCSESKVKVDYHRALKELKKKLNIDAEEVFGNAN; encoded by the coding sequence TTTGAGAACTTGGAAAAAAAGATTATTGAAATCTATCGTCTTTACTATTTAGATGTTTATCGATTTCTCACTTGTTTCACTGGAAATCAAAATGATGCAGAGGACTTGACTCAAGAAGTGTTTATTCGTGTATTGAACAATTTATCTAATTTTAGTCCTGGTAACTTAAAGACTTGGATTTTTTCGATAGCAAAACATACTGCCGTTGATCATTATAGAAAGAAAAAATTCAGCTCAATATTTAGTGATGGATTTTTTAAGCAAATGGTTTCAAACGATTTGGAGCCTAATAACTTAATTGAGCAAAATGAAATGAAAAAGCTTGTTCATACAGCCATTTCAAAGTTAAAACCAAACTATAGGGCTGTAGTAATACTAAGAGGTATAAATGAATTTTCAATTAAAGAGACATCTGAAATCCTACAATGCAGCGAATCAAAGGTAAAAGTAGACTATCATAGAGCATTAAAAGAACTTAAAAAGAAATTAAACATTGATGCAGAGGAGGTTTTTGGAAATGCAAACTGA
- the spoIIP gene encoding stage II sporulation protein P produces MQTDKELFDLIKETYPLNPSTDFVLDTSNKLRQTARKLNRKRRIKKFSFASISIVICAIAMSWFFFFGGTDVLNNNHKNLGKGYMSSSVNEQEPLVYIYQSHNTESFFSESKTKEPNNAFHETKNITLVGERLCQSLKKSGINSIHDETNITKILIEKGLPFSDSYKVSRKPLEDAIVNNKSIKMVFDIHRDSRKRSDTTIELNGKDYSRIAFIVSSSSINSDENVKFAEILHEKIEKKYPGLSRGVIVKQNLKKQNTYNQDVIENSVLLEIGGVENTLQEEYRTVDVIAEVIEEILKDEK; encoded by the coding sequence ATGCAAACTGATAAGGAATTGTTTGATCTAATTAAAGAAACTTATCCACTTAATCCTAGTACAGATTTTGTATTAGATACATCTAATAAACTTAGACAAACCGCAAGGAAATTAAATAGAAAAAGAAGAATTAAAAAATTTTCATTTGCTTCAATTAGTATAGTAATTTGTGCTATTGCTATGTCATGGTTTTTCTTTTTTGGCGGTACAGACGTACTTAACAATAATCATAAAAACCTTGGAAAAGGATATATGTCTTCTTCAGTTAATGAACAAGAGCCTTTAGTCTATATATATCAATCACATAATACTGAATCATTTTTTTCAGAATCTAAAACCAAAGAACCTAACAATGCATTTCATGAAACGAAAAATATCACATTAGTTGGAGAGAGATTATGCCAATCATTAAAAAAGAGTGGTATTAATTCCATTCATGATGAAACCAATATAACGAAGATTTTAATAGAAAAAGGCTTACCGTTTAGCGACTCATATAAAGTCTCAAGAAAACCTTTAGAAGATGCCATCGTGAATAATAAGTCTATTAAAATGGTATTTGATATACACAGAGATTCACGAAAAAGAAGTGATACTACCATTGAACTAAATGGAAAAGATTATTCCAGAATTGCATTTATAGTATCCAGTTCAAGTATTAATTCCGATGAAAACGTGAAGTTTGCTGAAATCCTTCATGAAAAAATAGAAAAAAAATATCCTGGTTTATCTAGAGGAGTGATTGTTAAACAAAATTTAAAAAAACAAAACACCTACAATCAAGACGTTATAGAGAATTCAGTGCTGTTAGAAATTGGTGGAGTCGAAAACACATTACAAGAGGAATATAGAACAGTAGATGTTATTGCAGAGGTTATTGAAGAAATTCTTAAAGATGAGAAATAA
- the ileS gene encoding isoleucine--tRNA ligase — protein MNVNESKETVTLREEHIRHYWTEKNTFRQSVQSREGKTPFVFYEGPPTANGLPHVGHAFGRTIKDVVARYKTMQGFQVERKAGWDTHGLPVELGVEKQLGISGKHEIERYGIESFINKCKESVFTYEKKWRSFTEELGYWVDMDSPYLTLSNEYIETVWNILSKVHKDGLLYKGHRVSPYCPSCQTSLSSHEVAQGYKDVKDLSATVKFKRLDADEEYFLGWTTTPWTLPANVALAMNPTLTYVRAQKENVVYIIAKSLVEKVLGDHVNMLSEHSGIEFEGVHYAPPFNYVTVEKGHQVVLADYVTEDSGTGIVHIAPAYGEDDYKTVQQNDLSFINVVDQQGQYTADVVELSGRFVKDCDVDIIKMLSEQGTLYHKEKYEHSYPHCWRCDSPLLYYATDSWFIRMSSLKEEMLDNNATVTWYPEHIKDGRFGHFLENLVDWNISRNRYWGTPLNVWVCHDCNHEEAPSSIEELQKLATLPVLNDIELHKPYIDEVLCTCPKCEGTMQRTPEVIDVWFDSGSMPFAQHHYPFENKEKFTTQFPADVVIEGIDQTRGFFYSLLAVSTLFSGKAPYKNVLSLGHVLDEHGQKMSKSKGNALDPIELMKEYGADALRWSFLVDSSPWNPKRFSKKIVQDAKSKLIDTLDNTYKFYAMYAKIDGYIYDRQQTGKRTILDEWILSRLHSTVKLVNDYMERYQFTQATREIAVLVDELSNWYVRRSRNRFWASGLTEDKRAAYSTLFEALSTISRMLAPFVPFVSEDIHLKLHHDSVHLQDYPKANASMIKPDLEADMQTIQKIVELGRSIRNAKNMRVKQPLQQMIVWRKEGKHLLHDYTDIIKNELNVKHVVYTEDLSQYESTVFKLNFKTAGAAFGKQINAVKQFVDNILDAEKRVLLNDGQLEINLEEQMATLLKEHINVEYVVAPGFEMAGDQQLKVLLDVKLTPQLVEEGQVRELIRSIQDTRKKLDLPVEKYISIHISATDEIREKIQCFEGLIKENVLVHNISYGILDDSEQHIEVKFGDKIVNISLRY, from the coding sequence ATGAATGTGAATGAAAGTAAGGAAACTGTTACTCTTCGTGAAGAACATATCCGTCATTATTGGACAGAAAAAAACACATTTAGACAGTCTGTTCAATCAAGAGAAGGCAAGACACCTTTTGTTTTTTATGAAGGACCACCAACAGCAAATGGTCTGCCCCATGTAGGTCATGCGTTTGGGCGAACGATTAAAGATGTGGTAGCTCGGTATAAAACAATGCAAGGCTTCCAAGTAGAAAGAAAGGCTGGCTGGGATACACATGGTCTTCCAGTTGAGCTTGGAGTTGAAAAACAACTTGGTATTTCAGGAAAACATGAAATTGAACGGTATGGCATAGAGTCTTTTATCAATAAATGTAAGGAAAGCGTATTTACCTACGAGAAAAAGTGGCGTTCATTTACAGAAGAATTAGGTTATTGGGTAGATATGGACAGTCCATATCTGACTTTAAGCAATGAATACATCGAAACGGTATGGAACATTTTAAGTAAAGTTCACAAAGATGGCCTCCTGTATAAAGGGCATCGCGTATCGCCATATTGCCCTAGCTGTCAAACTTCTTTAAGTTCGCACGAGGTTGCCCAAGGCTATAAAGATGTAAAAGATTTATCAGCTACTGTAAAATTCAAGCGTCTTGATGCAGACGAAGAATATTTCTTAGGCTGGACAACAACACCTTGGACACTGCCGGCAAATGTTGCACTAGCCATGAATCCAACCTTAACGTATGTGCGAGCACAAAAAGAAAATGTGGTTTACATCATTGCTAAATCATTAGTAGAAAAAGTCCTTGGTGATCATGTAAACATGTTAAGTGAACATAGTGGCATTGAATTTGAAGGAGTCCATTATGCCCCACCATTTAATTACGTAACTGTTGAGAAAGGACACCAGGTCGTTTTAGCAGATTATGTCACAGAAGACAGCGGAACAGGTATTGTTCACATTGCCCCAGCTTACGGTGAAGATGATTATAAAACCGTTCAGCAAAATGATTTATCCTTTATTAATGTCGTCGACCAACAAGGACAATACACCGCTGACGTTGTAGAGCTTTCAGGTAGATTTGTGAAGGACTGCGACGTTGATATTATTAAAATGCTTTCTGAACAAGGCACGCTTTATCATAAAGAAAAATATGAGCACAGCTACCCACATTGTTGGAGATGTGACTCTCCTTTACTTTACTACGCAACAGATAGCTGGTTTATCAGGATGTCGTCATTAAAGGAGGAAATGCTTGATAACAACGCAACTGTTACTTGGTATCCAGAGCATATTAAAGATGGACGATTTGGTCACTTCCTTGAAAATCTTGTTGATTGGAATATAAGCAGAAATCGATACTGGGGTACACCTTTAAATGTTTGGGTTTGTCATGATTGTAATCACGAAGAAGCACCTAGCAGTATCGAGGAATTACAAAAACTAGCAACATTGCCGGTATTAAACGATATCGAGCTGCATAAGCCATATATTGACGAAGTACTATGTACCTGTCCGAAATGTGAAGGTACTATGCAACGAACGCCTGAAGTTATTGATGTTTGGTTTGATAGTGGCTCGATGCCGTTTGCTCAGCATCACTATCCATTTGAAAACAAAGAAAAATTCACAACACAATTCCCTGCGGATGTCGTCATCGAAGGAATTGACCAGACGAGAGGATTTTTTTACAGCCTACTCGCTGTTTCCACACTATTTTCAGGAAAAGCACCGTATAAAAACGTCTTGTCACTCGGACATGTGCTTGATGAACATGGCCAGAAAATGTCTAAGAGTAAAGGAAATGCATTGGATCCTATTGAACTTATGAAGGAATACGGTGCAGATGCACTTCGCTGGTCCTTCTTAGTTGATAGCTCACCGTGGAATCCGAAACGCTTTTCAAAAAAGATTGTGCAAGATGCAAAATCAAAATTGATTGATACATTAGATAATACCTATAAGTTTTATGCCATGTATGCCAAAATAGATGGCTATATATATGATCGACAGCAAACAGGAAAGAGAACAATCTTAGATGAGTGGATACTTTCTCGCCTGCATAGTACAGTCAAACTCGTTAATGACTATATGGAACGTTATCAATTTACCCAAGCCACACGAGAAATTGCAGTTTTAGTTGATGAATTGAGCAATTGGTATGTTCGACGATCAAGAAATCGATTTTGGGCATCTGGGCTTACAGAAGATAAACGAGCCGCTTATTCAACGCTATTTGAAGCACTTAGTACAATAAGCCGCATGTTAGCTCCTTTTGTACCATTTGTGTCAGAAGATATCCATTTGAAGCTTCATCATGATAGCGTACACTTACAAGACTATCCAAAAGCGAATGCTTCCATGATCAAACCTGATTTAGAAGCAGACATGCAAACGATCCAAAAAATAGTGGAGCTTGGACGCAGCATTCGCAATGCCAAAAACATGAGGGTTAAGCAACCTTTACAACAAATGATTGTATGGCGCAAAGAAGGAAAACATCTTCTACACGACTATACAGATATCATTAAAAACGAGTTAAATGTTAAACATGTTGTTTATACAGAAGATTTATCACAATATGAATCGACTGTCTTTAAATTGAATTTCAAAACAGCTGGTGCTGCATTCGGTAAGCAGATAAACGCAGTCAAACAATTTGTCGATAATATACTAGATGCCGAGAAGCGAGTGTTACTAAATGATGGTCAACTAGAAATAAATCTAGAGGAGCAAATGGCAACATTACTGAAAGAGCATATTAATGTAGAATATGTAGTTGCGCCTGGCTTTGAGATGGCTGGCGATCAGCAGTTAAAGGTGCTATTAGACGTAAAACTCACACCTCAACTAGTGGAGGAAGGCCAAGTTAGAGAATTAATCAGATCGATTCAAGATACTCGAAAAAAATTAGATTTACCTGTCGAGAAGTATATATCGATCCACATTTCAGCAACAGATGAAATTAGAGAAAAAATTCAATGTTTTGAGGGACTAATTAAAGAAAACGTCCTTGTTCACAACATTAGCTATGGAATTCTAGATGATTCCGAACAGCACATTGAAGTAAAATTTGGTGATAAGATCGTGAATATTTCGTTAAGATACTAG